Proteins encoded together in one Deltaproteobacteria bacterium window:
- the lptF gene encoding LPS export ABC transporter permease LptF → MPVRFRLLQRELLREMSLVAGICLGAFLSLILLGRFLQLRELFLGQGVGFFDLAKLFVYLSPFFLLMLVPAACMLGLFLTLLRMGADRELISLRAGGLSVWRLLPAPLVLCLAGTAVSLWVSLYGISWGMDHFRQAVVEMARSKTVINVQPGVFNTSFPNLTFYATQADPVSGDLEDVFVRDASRPDLAATIVAPRGRILSNAEAGQIYVLLQDGHVYRQEKDGFSVVSFGEYALSLDMSRILGGMKIESKAPKEMSWAELNRVVASPEARADVDKYRRALIERHKRFALPVACLVLGLFSMPLALFFQGLNRQYGLVVSLGAFFVYYVLLTAGMSLAKSGYLPPAVALWAPNGLFFLLGSLGLWIVATERELDFSVFSRLGHALAGWKATS, encoded by the coding sequence ATGCCGGTGAGGTTCAGGCTGCTGCAACGTGAATTGCTCAGGGAAATGAGCCTGGTGGCCGGGATTTGCCTGGGCGCGTTTTTGAGCCTGATCCTCTTGGGGCGTTTTCTCCAGCTTCGCGAACTGTTTTTGGGCCAAGGGGTGGGCTTTTTCGATTTGGCCAAGCTCTTTGTGTATCTGAGTCCGTTTTTTTTGCTGATGCTGGTGCCGGCCGCGTGCATGCTCGGTCTTTTTTTGACGTTGCTGCGCATGGGCGCGGATCGGGAACTGATTTCCCTGCGCGCCGGCGGCCTGTCCGTGTGGCGTCTGTTGCCAGCGCCCCTGGTGTTGTGCCTGGCGGGCACGGCCGTGTCCCTGTGGGTATCCCTGTACGGGATTTCCTGGGGCATGGACCATTTTCGCCAGGCCGTGGTCGAGATGGCGCGGAGCAAGACGGTCATCAATGTCCAGCCTGGCGTCTTCAACACCAGCTTTCCAAATCTGACCTTCTACGCCACCCAGGCCGATCCGGTCAGTGGTGATTTGGAGGATGTCTTTGTCCGGGACGCGTCGCGCCCCGATCTGGCCGCGACCATTGTCGCTCCGCGTGGCAGGATTTTGTCCAACGCCGAAGCGGGCCAGATCTATGTCCTGCTCCAGGACGGCCATGTTTACCGGCAGGAAAAGGACGGCTTTTCCGTGGTCAGTTTTGGCGAGTACGCCCTGTCCTTGGACATGAGCAGGATTCTGGGCGGAATGAAAATCGAGAGCAAGGCTCCCAAGGAAATGTCCTGGGCGGAATTGAACCGCGTGGTGGCCAGTCCGGAAGCCCGCGCCGACGTTGACAAATATCGTCGCGCCCTGATCGAACGACACAAGCGATTCGCCCTGCCCGTGGCCTGTCTGGTCCTGGGGCTCTTTTCCATGCCCCTGGCCTTGTTTTTTCAGGGCCTGAACCGCCAGTACGGACTCGTCGTGTCCTTGGGCGCGTTTTTTGTGTATTATGTCCTGCTGACCGCCGGCATGTCCCTGGCCAAAAGCGGGTATTTGCCGCCAGCGGTGGCGTTGTGGGCGCCCAACGGGCTTTTTTTCTTGCTTGGAAGTTTGGGGCTGTGGATCGTGGCCACCGAGCGGGAACTGGATTTTTCCGTTTTTTCCCGGCTGGGGCACGCGCTCGCCGGATGGAAGGCCACGTCATGA
- a CDS encoding DNA internalization-related competence protein ComEC/Rec2, whose amino-acid sequence MEVATNSSRVVVASLGPVAPTPWQKALAGYLCGLMLPVYPGPVLVLAAAWIAVFVRGREYLLLAASLGLGVVVGLGLEHSEPLSWPGKLTVHVEGRIESVRTYPGRGLCLVVADAMDVDSGQPLPAKFLWYWDDPPLFPGVGQRFRARLGLRELVGRSNFGLPGSQGHWNRQGVRLRTFSRGPAGVIWLDDPASDSRQRLMRDVRALAPPGNAGAVIMALLFGDKYELTPAFMDRIRRAGLSHSLALSGMHLALTAGFAMAVAWIVSVTRPSVLLRCPRRNMAAILAAPLALFYLWLGAWTPSLVRAAIMLGVMIAYQLRGRVRQPQDALFVAVAVLILVDPRAVHDISLQLSVLAVAGIILFMPAWRPVLTRLSGPGWRRLAHGAVLLGMVSLCANALILPVLVAYFGEVSTHLHLNLLWLPVLGFAVMPLAFAGLFAVLAGLPDGVARGFLHLSGLGVGALERGLDVLDRAGWLDSFVVLRPDGLEIVGYWLVLVAAGALWFRPGLRRGQVAMAIGLVLLALPAVRDAAAPRDRIDMTVLDTGMSQAVVVRTGSGRTLLIDGGGSWNADYDIGRAIVGPVLAHGHPPAVDGVLLSHMDADHVRGLYHVLGTFDVGWFGWSGLLDDSSDSARLLHILRARHHRTLRFRAGDRIGIEPGLWFEVLHPGPEENGISENNTSLALRLVWGGRGLALIPGDTEKSALARIRGRGLALDADVLVLPHHGSKSSLDSEFLRCVGPRWAVAACGPGNRFGFPHPRVVEACQDLGCRVLTTAGQGAVRFRWRGASGPAVETVRTGPERDG is encoded by the coding sequence TTGGAGGTTGCCACGAATTCGTCCCGCGTCGTTGTCGCTTCCTTGGGGCCCGTGGCCCCGACGCCCTGGCAAAAAGCCTTGGCCGGGTATCTGTGCGGCCTGATGCTGCCCGTTTATCCCGGACCGGTCCTGGTTCTGGCGGCCGCGTGGATCGCGGTCTTCGTGCGTGGCCGGGAGTACCTCCTGCTGGCCGCGAGTCTGGGGTTGGGGGTGGTGGTCGGACTTGGGCTGGAACATTCGGAGCCCTTGTCGTGGCCGGGCAAACTGACCGTTCATGTCGAGGGACGGATCGAGTCGGTCCGGACCTATCCGGGGCGGGGCTTGTGTCTCGTGGTCGCGGACGCCATGGACGTGGACTCCGGGCAACCCTTGCCGGCCAAGTTTTTGTGGTATTGGGACGATCCACCGCTTTTTCCCGGAGTGGGGCAGAGGTTCCGGGCCCGGCTTGGTCTGCGTGAACTCGTCGGGCGGAGCAATTTCGGACTGCCCGGCAGTCAGGGGCACTGGAATCGCCAGGGAGTGCGGCTGCGGACTTTTTCGCGTGGCCCGGCCGGCGTGATCTGGCTGGACGACCCCGCTTCCGATTCGCGTCAGCGCCTGATGCGCGATGTCCGCGCCTTGGCTCCGCCCGGTAACGCCGGGGCCGTGATCATGGCACTGCTCTTTGGTGACAAATACGAGTTGACCCCGGCCTTCATGGATCGGATTCGCCGCGCGGGCCTGTCCCACAGTCTGGCCTTGTCCGGCATGCATTTGGCCTTGACCGCCGGTTTTGCCATGGCCGTGGCCTGGATTGTGTCCGTGACCCGGCCATCCGTGCTGCTGCGATGCCCCCGTCGGAACATGGCCGCCATTTTGGCCGCGCCCTTGGCTCTTTTTTATTTGTGGCTGGGCGCGTGGACGCCGTCCCTGGTCCGGGCCGCGATCATGCTCGGGGTCATGATCGCCTATCAGCTTCGCGGCCGGGTTCGGCAACCGCAGGATGCCCTGTTCGTGGCCGTGGCCGTGCTTATTCTGGTCGACCCTCGCGCCGTGCACGACATCAGCTTGCAGTTGTCCGTGCTGGCCGTGGCCGGGATCATTTTGTTCATGCCCGCATGGCGGCCCGTGCTGACCCGGCTGTCCGGGCCGGGCTGGCGGCGCTTGGCGCACGGCGCGGTTTTGCTCGGGATGGTCAGTCTGTGTGCCAATGCGCTTATCCTGCCGGTTCTGGTCGCGTATTTCGGCGAAGTGTCCACCCATCTCCACCTGAATTTGCTGTGGCTGCCCGTGCTCGGGTTCGCGGTCATGCCCCTGGCCTTTGCCGGGCTTTTCGCCGTGCTGGCAGGCTTGCCGGACGGGGTGGCGCGCGGATTCTTGCATCTGTCCGGGCTTGGGGTCGGGGCCCTGGAAAGAGGGCTTGACGTTCTGGATCGGGCCGGATGGCTGGACAGTTTTGTCGTGCTTCGGCCCGATGGCCTGGAGATTGTCGGATACTGGCTGGTGCTGGTCGCGGCCGGCGCGTTGTGGTTTCGGCCCGGCCTGCGTCGCGGGCAGGTGGCCATGGCCATTGGGCTTGTACTGCTGGCCCTGCCCGCCGTGCGCGACGCTGCCGCGCCTCGGGACCGGATCGACATGACCGTGCTCGACACGGGCATGAGTCAGGCTGTGGTCGTGCGCACGGGCTCGGGACGGACCCTTTTGATCGACGGTGGCGGCTCCTGGAACGCGGACTACGACATCGGCCGGGCCATAGTCGGGCCCGTCTTGGCCCATGGCCATCCGCCGGCGGTGGACGGCGTGCTCTTGTCGCACATGGATGCCGATCATGTGCGCGGTCTTTATCATGTTTTGGGCACGTTCGACGTCGGGTGGTTTGGGTGGTCCGGATTGCTTGACGACAGTTCGGATTCGGCCCGTCTGCTTCATATTCTGCGCGCGCGGCATCATCGGACCCTCCGCTTTCGGGCCGGAGACCGGATCGGGATCGAGCCCGGCTTGTGGTTCGAGGTTCTTCATCCCGGTCCCGAGGAGAACGGTATTTCCGAAAACAACACGTCGCTGGCCTTGCGCCTGGTATGGGGGGGCAGGGGGCTGGCGCTTATCCCCGGGGACACGGAGAAAAGCGCCCTGGCCCGGATTCGCGGACGCGGCCTGGCTCTGGACGCCGATGTTCTCGTTTTGCCGCATCATGGCTCCAAATCATCCCTGGACTCCGAATTTTTGCGGTGCGTCGGGCCCCGGTGGGCCGTGGCCGCGTGCGGTCCGGGCAATCGCTTTGGATTCCCGCACCCACGGGTGGTCGAGGCCTGCCAGGACCTGGGATGCCGCGTCCTGACCACGGCCGGACAGGGGGCTGTCCGTTTTCGATGGCGCGGAGCTTCCGGCCCAGCGGTCGAGACCGTCCGGACCGGCCCGGAACGCGACGGATGA
- a CDS encoding molybdopterin biosynthesis protein, protein MERNIYLKTVPVAEAVKRAMDALDRDRLVAMERIPAQEALGRVLAAPVHAVCSSPTFHGAAMDGYAVRAESTFAAREGRPVRLIKGAQCVPVNTGHPLPDGFDGVLMIEKVVREDNEAIEIETPVFPMQHVRRIGEDIVATELFLPQNRRLSAYDIGALLSAGIWEVPVWERLRMVFIPTGDEVLDFTLRPNPKPGQVIESNSQVFAGLAAGQDCVFTRVSPVPDNENDLTRAVRQAVDGPAHIVVVGAGSSAGSKDFSRSIIAGLGEVLVHGIDVMPGKPSILGVVDGKLVVGAPGYPVSAVVCFEELLVPLMSWLSRRAVPKRRTVSVELARKVPSKLGTEELVRLAIGRVGEKLVATPLGRGAGMISTLVRAQGMTRVPADSEGAEAGSMVRAELLTTPEELDRTLVIVGSHDNILDVLGNELMGLPTPVRVSSSHVGSMGGLTALRDGSTLMAGTHLFDEASADFNFPFFRKYLPGLDLTCVNLAIRHQGMIVAKGNPLGITGVADLARPEVRFINRQRGAGTRILLDYHLRQAGISPDQVRGYDKEEFTHMAVAVNVLTGAASCGLGIHAAARALGLDFVPLARERYDLAFVSALADWKVETVLELIRAEAFKAKIEAQGGYETVLTGRIMQPGDGLGV, encoded by the coding sequence GTGGAACGAAATATTTATTTGAAAACCGTGCCCGTGGCCGAGGCCGTGAAGCGGGCCATGGACGCCCTGGACCGTGACCGTTTGGTCGCCATGGAACGCATTCCCGCCCAGGAGGCCCTGGGCCGGGTTCTGGCCGCGCCGGTCCATGCCGTGTGCTCGTCCCCGACCTTTCACGGCGCGGCCATGGACGGCTATGCCGTGCGCGCCGAATCGACCTTCGCGGCCCGCGAGGGTCGGCCGGTGCGGCTGATCAAGGGGGCCCAGTGCGTGCCCGTCAACACCGGTCATCCCCTGCCCGATGGTTTTGACGGCGTGCTCATGATCGAAAAGGTCGTGCGCGAGGACAACGAGGCCATCGAAATCGAGACCCCGGTTTTTCCCATGCAGCACGTCCGGCGCATCGGCGAGGACATCGTGGCCACGGAACTGTTCCTGCCCCAGAATCGCCGGCTTTCGGCCTACGACATCGGCGCCTTGCTCAGCGCTGGAATCTGGGAGGTTCCGGTCTGGGAACGTCTGCGCATGGTCTTCATTCCCACGGGCGACGAAGTGCTGGATTTCACCCTCCGCCCCAACCCCAAGCCAGGGCAGGTCATCGAGAGCAATTCCCAGGTTTTTGCCGGACTGGCCGCGGGTCAGGATTGCGTCTTTACCCGCGTGTCCCCGGTCCCGGACAATGAAAACGACCTGACCCGGGCCGTGCGCCAGGCCGTGGACGGACCGGCGCACATCGTCGTGGTTGGAGCCGGGTCATCGGCCGGGTCCAAGGATTTTTCCCGGTCCATCATCGCGGGCCTGGGCGAGGTGCTGGTCCACGGCATCGATGTCATGCCGGGCAAGCCATCCATTCTGGGCGTTGTCGATGGCAAGCTGGTGGTCGGGGCGCCGGGCTATCCGGTTTCGGCCGTGGTCTGTTTCGAGGAGTTGCTCGTGCCGCTCATGAGCTGGCTGTCCCGCCGGGCCGTGCCCAAACGTCGGACCGTGTCGGTGGAATTGGCCCGCAAGGTGCCGTCCAAGCTTGGCACCGAGGAGCTCGTCCGCCTGGCCATTGGCCGGGTGGGCGAGAAGCTCGTGGCCACGCCGTTGGGACGTGGCGCGGGCATGATTTCGACCCTGGTCCGGGCCCAGGGCATGACCCGCGTTCCGGCCGACAGCGAGGGCGCGGAGGCCGGAAGCATGGTCCGGGCCGAGCTTTTGACCACCCCCGAGGAGCTGGACCGGACCTTGGTCATTGTCGGCAGCCACGACAACATCCTCGACGTGCTCGGCAACGAGCTCATGGGTCTGCCCACCCCGGTGCGCGTCTCGTCCAGCCATGTCGGTTCCATGGGCGGGCTGACGGCCCTGCGCGACGGCTCGACCCTGATGGCCGGGACGCATCTTTTCGACGAGGCCAGCGCTGATTTCAACTTCCCGTTTTTCCGCAAATATTTGCCCGGCCTCGATCTGACCTGCGTCAATCTGGCCATCCGCCACCAAGGGATGATCGTGGCCAAGGGCAATCCGCTGGGCATCACCGGCGTGGCCGACCTGGCCCGGCCGGAAGTGCGGTTCATCAACCGGCAGCGCGGGGCGGGCACGCGCATCCTGCTCGATTACCATCTGCGACAGGCCGGGATCAGCCCGGACCAGGTCCGGGGTTATGACAAGGAGGAGTTCACGCACATGGCCGTGGCCGTGAACGTGCTGACCGGAGCCGCGTCCTGCGGGCTGGGCATCCATGCGGCGGCCCGGGCCCTGGGGCTCGATTTCGTGCCCCTGGCCAGGGAGCGCTATGACCTGGCCTTTGTGTCGGCCCTGGCCGACTGGAAGGTGGAGACGGTCCTGGAGTTGATCCGTGCCGAGGCATTCAAGGCCAAGATCGAGGCCCAGGGTGGGTATGAAACCGTTCTGACCGGGCGGATCATGCAGCCCGGAGACGGGCTTGGAGTTTGA
- a CDS encoding TetR/AcrR family transcriptional regulator → MVLSKGNKERILETAKRLFGELGYADTTYKRIALETGIADGLIAHHYGSKENLFQLVEIAILNDLLAKIDESLYYASNGLGRVVNFSKCILKASTMPETGFLTLLRCSPFLANTVTADNSEILAVCAQVVDKMKSCLNQGIADGSIRRDLDPDLAASVIFSTVLGSTRARLLAGENILGLSLSDDFYPEILSIIGKYLQPE, encoded by the coding sequence ATCGTCTTGAGCAAGGGCAACAAGGAAAGAATTCTGGAAACCGCCAAACGGTTGTTTGGAGAACTGGGATACGCGGACACCACCTATAAACGCATTGCCCTGGAGACGGGCATCGCCGACGGGCTCATCGCCCATCATTACGGGAGCAAGGAAAACCTCTTCCAGCTGGTGGAAATAGCCATCTTAAACGATCTGTTGGCCAAAATCGACGAAAGCCTTTACTACGCCTCGAACGGCCTTGGCCGGGTGGTCAATTTTTCCAAATGCATTCTCAAGGCCTCGACCATGCCCGAGACTGGTTTCCTGACCCTGCTGCGCTGCTCCCCGTTCCTGGCCAACACGGTCACGGCCGACAATTCCGAAATCCTGGCGGTCTGCGCCCAGGTCGTCGATAAAATGAAAAGCTGCTTGAACCAGGGTATCGCCGATGGCTCCATTCGGCGGGATTTGGATCCGGACCTCGCGGCCAGCGTCATCTTTTCCACGGTCCTGGGCTCGACCAGGGCCCGGTTGCTGGCCGGGGAAAATATCCTCGGGCTGAGTCTCTCGGATGATTTTTACCCGGAAATTCTCAGCATCATTGGCAAGTATCTCCAACCAGAATAG
- a CDS encoding LptF/LptG family permease — MEGHVMTLLSRYVLRQTLFLLLLVCAIGLGIYIFIDLFDRLDNFLEAGVGVASIAAYYLYSLPYILAQIFPAVFLIALMVQLGLMLRGRELLALEACAVSMRHITKTVILLATVLCVVQFVFSQVLGASGHKAATRIWNEEVRNRRMASRVLHNVWFREEVTIVRLGSLAPAARSGEDMELYMLEPGDSGRTRQIVRARSFRITDSGWELESVVRDNPGEFTRETLPRLLVHLKTDVRGFLTVDPRANLDSLPLWQLGREIARLRDSGSNIERLLTAWHMKLAYSCSILIMALVAVAVLSLFGSLYAIIPAGLVITFCYYGLFMVFVSAGEKGLLPPVVAAWAANCVFAVLAGARILRNRSFHVA; from the coding sequence ATGGAAGGCCACGTCATGACCTTGCTTTCCCGCTACGTTCTGCGCCAAACTCTGTTTCTTTTGCTGCTTGTCTGCGCGATAGGGTTGGGGATTTATATTTTTATCGATCTGTTCGATCGGCTGGATAATTTTTTGGAGGCCGGCGTCGGCGTGGCTTCCATCGCGGCCTATTATTTGTACAGCCTGCCGTATATCCTTGCCCAGATTTTTCCCGCCGTGTTCTTGATCGCGCTCATGGTCCAGCTCGGGCTGATGCTGCGCGGCCGGGAGCTTCTGGCCCTGGAAGCGTGCGCGGTATCCATGCGTCATATCACCAAAACGGTGATTCTCCTGGCCACGGTCCTGTGCGTGGTCCAGTTTGTTTTTTCCCAGGTTCTCGGCGCCAGCGGACACAAGGCCGCGACCCGCATATGGAACGAGGAAGTCCGCAACCGGCGGATGGCTTCCAGGGTGTTGCACAATGTCTGGTTTCGGGAGGAGGTGACCATCGTGCGCCTGGGCAGCCTCGCGCCCGCGGCCCGGAGCGGCGAGGACATGGAGCTATACATGCTTGAACCGGGTGATTCGGGCCGGACGCGGCAGATTGTACGGGCCAGGTCCTTTCGGATCACGGATTCGGGCTGGGAGCTTGAATCCGTCGTGCGCGACAATCCCGGGGAGTTCACGCGCGAAACCCTGCCCCGGCTGCTCGTCCATCTAAAGACCGACGTGCGCGGCTTTTTAACCGTGGATCCACGCGCCAATCTCGATTCGTTACCCTTGTGGCAGTTGGGGCGGGAAATCGCCCGGTTGCGCGATTCCGGATCGAACATCGAGCGGTTGCTGACCGCGTGGCATATGAAGCTCGCCTATTCCTGTTCCATTTTGATCATGGCCTTGGTCGCCGTGGCTGTCCTGTCGCTGTTTGGATCGCTTTATGCAATTATTCCGGCTGGGTTGGTGATCACGTTTTGTTATTATGGCCTGTTCATGGTTTTTGTTTCGGCCGGGGAGAAGGGGCTGCTTCCTCCCGTGGTCGCGGCTTGGGCCGCCAACTGTGTATTCGCGGTTTTGGCCGGGGCCAGGATTCTGCGTAACCGGTCTTTTCACGTGGCGTAG
- a CDS encoding transporter encodes MRTRFKSLFLTCCLVLFSAQISAAAGFGIYEWSARGNALGGATVGRADDPSALASNPAGITQLDGVQVMGGFTVIHPVVDIKAGDEWTTSDEDAYWIPPHFYATWKVNDRYTVGLGSFSRFGLGSVIDEDWAGRYNSYEAIIESISVNPNVAVKVTDSLSAAFGVEAMYLNFDKKQKLNFFALGAADGDLGIEADGWGYGFNMALHYQPCEYAKVGLTYRSPVTMSVNGDADFTRPAGLPLPASLFSDTSASGTVTLPDSFSLGVVVYPMDKLSVEVGAVYTLWSKYDALTINYGDPVWPSATPTQTAQSKNWHDVWRFNLGVEYVALDWLDLRAGYVFDQSPVDDDTIDYMVPANDRHLLNGGLGFHWDSWTVDLSYTYLMIMDRDIDGRWSPKATSEPLDGEIDNADAHIVGLSVGYKF; translated from the coding sequence ATGCGTACTCGTTTCAAATCATTGTTTCTGACCTGTTGCCTGGTCTTGTTCTCGGCCCAGATCAGCGCCGCCGCCGGATTTGGCATTTACGAATGGAGCGCCCGTGGCAACGCCCTGGGTGGAGCCACAGTGGGACGCGCCGACGATCCGTCCGCCCTGGCTTCCAACCCGGCCGGTATCACCCAGCTGGACGGCGTGCAGGTCATGGGTGGCTTCACGGTCATCCATCCTGTCGTGGACATCAAGGCCGGCGACGAGTGGACCACCTCGGACGAGGACGCCTACTGGATCCCGCCGCATTTCTACGCCACCTGGAAGGTCAACGACCGCTACACCGTCGGTCTGGGGTCGTTTTCCCGCTTTGGCCTGGGTTCGGTCATCGACGAGGACTGGGCTGGACGTTACAATTCCTACGAGGCCATCATTGAATCCATCTCCGTTAACCCCAACGTGGCCGTGAAGGTCACGGATAGCTTGTCCGCCGCCTTTGGCGTCGAAGCCATGTATCTGAACTTCGATAAAAAGCAGAAGCTGAATTTTTTCGCCCTGGGCGCAGCCGATGGAGATTTGGGCATTGAAGCCGATGGCTGGGGATACGGTTTCAACATGGCGTTGCACTATCAGCCTTGCGAGTACGCCAAGGTCGGCCTGACCTATCGCAGCCCCGTGACCATGAGTGTCAACGGCGACGCCGATTTCACGCGGCCAGCCGGATTGCCGCTTCCCGCCAGCCTGTTTTCGGACACGAGCGCTTCCGGAACCGTGACCCTGCCCGATTCCTTCAGCCTGGGCGTGGTCGTGTATCCCATGGACAAGCTGAGCGTCGAGGTGGGCGCGGTCTACACGCTGTGGAGCAAGTACGATGCCCTGACCATCAATTATGGCGATCCCGTCTGGCCTTCGGCAACGCCGACACAGACCGCGCAATCCAAAAACTGGCACGATGTATGGCGCTTCAACCTGGGAGTGGAATACGTCGCGTTGGATTGGCTTGACCTGCGCGCCGGCTATGTTTTCGATCAGTCCCCGGTCGATGACGACACCATCGACTACATGGTCCCGGCCAATGACCGCCACTTGCTGAACGGTGGTCTGGGTTTCCATTGGGATAGCTGGACGGTCGATCTGAGCTACACCTACCTCATGATCATGGACCGGGATATCGACGGTCGATGGTCTCCGAAAGCCACCAGCGAGCCTCTCGACGGCGAGATCGACAACGCCGACGCCCATATCGTGGGCCTGTCCGTGGGGTACAAGTTCTGA